Genomic segment of Serinicoccus hydrothermalis:
TGTCGTTCACCGAGACCATGGACCCGGCCCAGGACCTGCGCAACCAGTCGCGGGCCCCGGTCGTCACCTACCGCACCAACGCGATCAGCGTCGCGCCGCTGCGGGTCACCGCCACCGAACGCTTCGAGGACGGGCGGTGGGTGGCGCCGGAGCGGCTGACCTCGGGCCTGCTCCCCCAGGACGCGCCGATCCCGGCGCCGCCGGGGCTCGGTGACGGGGTGTCCTTGAGCGAGTCCGAGTTCAGCGTCGTGGCCAACGAGCTCGAGCCGCCGCACCTCGCCGCGCCCAGCCCCCTGACCTCGCTGGAGCTGGAGGGCGGCAGCTTCCGCTACGACCCGGAGGACAGCACCGTCGTCCTGCAGGGCCAGGTCTCGAGGTACGACGCCACCTACCTCGGCCTGGAGCCGGGCGCGGAGCTCCCGCAGGGCGTCGGCGAGTCCGCGGCCGACCCGGAGCAGTTCGACGCCGACCTGCTCGCCGTGGACGAGGACTCCGCTGAGGCGGTCGGCGACCTCGCGGACGAGGTCGTCGGCGGTGAGGACAACGCGCTGCGGGCCGGGATCCTCATCCAGAACCACCTGCGCACCGACGGCGACTACGAGTACTCCCTGGAGCTCGCGCCCGCCGCCGAGGTCGGCGCGGACGACCCGATCGGCGCCTTCCTCGAGACCCGGCGGGGCTACTGCGTGCAGTTCGCCTCGGCGATGGTCATGATGGCCCGGCACGAGGGCATACCGGCGCGGATGGCCGTGGGCTTCCTGCCCGGGACCACCCAGGACGACGGCACCCGGCAGGTCATCGCCTCCGACGCGCACACCTGGCCCGAGCTGTGGATCGAGGGTCTGGGCTGGACCCGGTTCGAGCCGACCCCGGGCATCCGCGCCGGCACCCCGCCCGCCTACGCCCGGTCCACCGACGAGCCGGACGCCGCACCGAGCACGGCGACCGTGCCGGAGGAGATCACCCCGACCGTCGAGCCCACCGCGGCGCCCGCGCCGGCGGACCCGACGTTCCTGGACCGTCTGGGCGACCTGCTTCCCACGCTGCTGCGCGCGGTGGTGGCGATCCTCGTGCTGGGCCTGCTCATGGCCGTGCTCCCGCTCGCCGGACGGCGTCACCGCGAGGCGGGGCTGCGGGCCGCGAGCACCCCCGCGGAGCGGATCGAGGGGCAGTGGCAGCTCATGACCCGCACCCTCACCGACCTCGGCGTGGACCCCCCACCCGGGCGCAGCCCGCGCGAGCTGCGCCGGCACTACCTGCGCGGCACGGTCATGGAGGAGGACGGCCGGCAGGCGCTGGGCCGCGCCACGGCCACGCTGGAGCGCTCCCGGTATGCCGCCCCCGAGCTCGTCTCCGAGGACGAGGCGGAGCGGATGGGCGAGGAGGTGCGCACCGTCGTGGACGGGGTACGGCACACCTCCGCGTGGAACCAGCGGGCGGGCGCCGCCCTGGTGCCGACCAGCGGCGTCGAGGGGCTGCGGGAGGGCATACGCCGGCTGCTGCGCCGGTGACCCCGGTCGCCGGTCCGCACCCGCCCGGTCGCGGCCGGGGTGGCGGAGGTGGGTGGGGACAGGACAGAGTGGTGCCATGACCGCACCGCTGACCGTGATCCTCTTCGGCGCGACCGGTGACCTCGCCCGGCGCAAGCTCATCCCCGGTCTGCTCCACCTCTACCTCTCCGGGCTGGTCGACGACCTGCGGGTCGTCGGGACCTCCCTGGACGAGATGTCGGTGGACGAGTTCCGCGACCTGGCCGTGGAGGCGGTCAAGGAGTTCAGCGTCCGCAACAGCGACGACTCCGCGCTGCGGGACTTCGCCCAGCGGCTGGACTACGTTTCCGGCACCGCCGGGCCGCAGGCGCTGCGGGAGGCCGTCGACCGCTCCGAGGAGGAGCTGGGCGGCGGTGAGCTGCTGCGCCTGCACTACCTGTCGGTGCCGCCCAGGGCCGCGCTCAAGGCGGTCGGGACGATCGGCGAGGCGGGTCTGGTCGAGCGCAGCCGGATCATCATGGAGAAGCCCTTCGGCACCGACTACGAGTCGGCGGTGAAGCTCAACGGCCAGCTGCACGAGGTCTTCGACGAGGAGCAGATCTTCCGGATCGACCACTTCCTCGGCAAGGAGCCGGCGCAGAACATCCTGGCCTTCCGCTTCGCCAACGGTCTGTTCGAGCCGATCTGGCACCGCAACCACATCGACCACATCCAGATCGACGTGCCCGAGACGCTGGGCCTGTCCCAGCGGGGCGACTTCTACGAGCAGACCGGGGCCTACCGCGACATGGTCGTGACCCACCTGTTCCAGATCCTCGCCTTCACCGCGATGGAGCCACCCACGTCGCTGGAGCCGCAGGCGATCAGCCGGGAGAAGAACAAGGTCTTCCGCTCCATGCTGCCGCTCGAGCCGGGCAACGTGGTGCGCGGGCAGTACGTCGGCTACCGGGACGAGAAGGGGGTCGCCGACGACAGCCAGACCGAGACCTTCGTCGCGCTGAAGTGTTTCATCGACAACTGGCGCTGGGCGGGGGTGCCGTTCTACCTGCGGACCGGCAAGGAGCTGGCCGAGGGTGCCCGGATCATCTCCATCGCCTACCGCGAGCCCCCGCAGTCGATGTTCCCGCCCGGCTCCGGCGTGGGCGACCACGGGCCGGACCACCTGACCTTCGACCTCGCCGACCGCGCCCGCATGTCGCTGAGCTTCTACGGCAAGCGGCCCGGCCCGGGCATGAAGCTGGACAAGCTGTCGATGCAGTTCTCCATGCAGGACACCGACTGGGCCGGCTCGGTGCTCGAGGCCTACGAGCGGCTGATCTACGACGCCGCCCGCGGCGACCGCACGCTCTTCGTCTCGGCCTCCGGCATCGAGCGGTTGTGGGAGATCTCCCAGCCGCTGCTCGACAACCCGCCGGTGGTGCGGCCCTACCAGAAGGGCTCGTGGGGGCCGAACCAGATCCACCAGCTCATCACGCCGTTCACCTGGCGCCTGCCCTTCGAGCGGCAGTGGCGCGAGTCGAGCTCGAAGACCTGACCGAGCTGACCTACCTGACCCCGACCGGACACACCTTCCGTCCGCGCCGACCCGACCGGGCATACCTTGCGTCCGGGACACACGGTATGTCCGGTCCGGGTACGGAGGTGCGGGTCAGTCGAGGTAGTCGCGCAGGACCTGGGAGCGGGACGGGTGGCGCAGCTTCGACATCGTCTTGGACTCGATCTGCCGGATCCGCTCGCGGGTGACGCCGTAGACCTTGCCGATCTCGTCCAGCGTCTTGGGCTGGCCGTCGGAGAGGCCGAAGCGCATGGACACCACGCCGGCCTCGCGCTCGGACAGGGTGTCCAGGACCGAGTGCAGCTGCTCCTGGAGCAGGGTGAACGACACGGCGTCCGCCGGCACCACGGCCTCGGAGTCCTCGATGAGGTCGCCGAACTCGCTGTCGCCGTCCTCGCCGAGCGGGGTGTGCAGGGAGATCGGCTCGCGGCCGTACTTCTGGACCTCGACCACCTTCTCCGGGGTCATGTCCAGCTCGGCGGCGAGCTCCTCGGGGGTGGGCTCGCGACCGAGGTCCTGCAGCATCTGGCGCTGCACGCGGGCCAGCTTGTTGATGACCTCGACCATGTGCACCGGGATGCGGATGGTGCGGGCCTGGTCGGCCATCGCGCGGGTGATCGCCTGGCGGATCCACCACGTCGCGTAGGTCGAGAACTTGTAGCCCTTGGTGTAGTCGAACTTCTCGACGGCGCGGATGAGTCCGAGGTTGCCCTCCTGGATGAGGTCCAGGAAGAGCATGCCGCGACCGGTGTACCGCTTGGCCAGCGAGACGACGAGGCGCAGGTTGGCCTCGAGCAGGTGGTTCTTGGCGTTCTTGCCGTCGTTGGAGATCCACCAGAGCTCGCGCTTGAGCTTGGCCTCGACCTTCTCGCCCGAGTTGAGCTTCTCCTCGGCGAAGAGACCGGCCTCGATGCGCTTGGCCAGCTCGACCTCCTGCTCGGCGTTGAGGAGGGCGACCTTGCCGATCTGCTTGAGGTAGTCCTTGACCGGGTCGGCGGTGGCACCGGCGGTCACGACCTGCTGGGCCGGTGCGTCGTCGTCGTCGGCGGTGGACAGGGTGAAGCTGTCCTCGTCGCCCTTCGTGGCCGGGGTCTTGGTCTTGGCGACCTCGGGGGTCTCGGCCTCGGCGGTCTCCTCCGCCTCCTCGGCAGCCTCTATCTCGGCCTGCTCCGCGGCGTCGGCCTCGACGATCTCGTCGACGACGTCCTTCTTCTTCCGGCGACCCTTGGGAGCGGCGCCGGCGTCGGCGGTCGCGGCGGCCTTGGTGCCCGTCGCGCCGGCCGCGGTCTTGGCCGCCGCACGGGTGCTGCCCGAGCTCTTGGAGCGCGAGGTCGTGCTCTTCTTCGGCGTGCTCTTCGTCGTCCCCGTGGAGTCGGAGCCGGTCTCGGCGGCGTCCGCAGCGGTCTTCTTCGCGGTGGTAGCGGTCTTCTTCGCGCCCGTCGTCGCGGTCTTCTTGGCCGCGCCGGACGTCTTGCTCGTCGACCCGGAGGTCTTGGTCCCCGTGCCGGAGGCCTTGGTCGTCTTCGTGCCCGTCGAGGTCGACTTCTTCTTGGCGGGGGTCGCGCGTCGCCGCGTCGTGGCGGGCTCGGCGTTACGCACCTCGATCGCCTGGTCGCTGAAGACGCGCAGCACCTTCTTCTGCGACGCCGCCGCCGTGACCTCGGCCGCCTCGAGGGCGGTCTTGATCTGCTCGGCCTCGACGTAGCCCTGCTCGGTCCCGCTCGCCAGGAGGGCACGCAGGGCCTCGTGCTCGAAGGCGGGCGGGAGTTCGGGGGTGCTGGTGCGGGACGTCCTGGCTGTCACGGGCGAAACCAACTCTTTCTGACGACGCAGGTATGCCGCGGCCGGGGCAGCGAGGCGCCCCGACGCGGTTCAGGAAGTGGTGAGCGGTGCCGGGTGCGGCACGCGACTGACACCATTATAAAACCCGTCGGGGTGATGACACATTCCCGGCGTCCCACCACCGGGTGTCAGTCGCCCTCCCCGGCCTTGACGGCCAGCACCGGGCACTGGGCCTCGAGCAGGATCCGCTGGGCGTTGGACCCGAGGATGAGCTTGCCGATGGGCGTGCGCCGCCGCAGGCCGATGACGATGAGGTCGGCGTCGGACTCGGCCGCCACCTCGATGAGGTCCTCGGCCGGCTCGTTGCCGTGGGCCAGGGCCCGCACCTCGTGCTCGATGCCCGCCTCGTCCAGCTCGGCGCCCACGGCCTCCAGCTCCTCCTCGAAGCGCCGCGCCTCCCCCGCGTCGAAGTCACGGCCCCCGCGGTGGGAGTTGACGACGACGAGCCGGACCTTGCGCAGCAGCGCCTCGGTGCGCGCCGCCCCCAGGGCCGCCCGCCCCTCGCGCGTGGGGATGTAGCCAACGATGATCGACATCGATCTCCTCCTGACGTGACAGCCTTCGGGAGAGGCTACCAACCTCAGGCGGCCGGTCGTCCCCCTGACCGCCGGGCCGAGCGGTTGCCGGTGCCGGCCGGCCGTGGCGGGCGCAGACCGGCCTCGGTGGCCCGCCGCACGAGCTGCGCGAGGGTATACCGGGGGTCGCGCTCGAGCGCGAGGTCCACGGCCTCGTTGGCCAGGGTGCCGTCGCCGCGCACCCAGGCGATCATGGCCACCATCGTGAGGACCGGCGTGTCGAGGCCCTGCGGGAGCTGGCCGGCCAGGGACAGGAGCCTCGCCACCGGGTCGCGCCACTCCTCGGCGCGGACCGGGGCCAACCCCGGGCACCGTTCCATGAGGCTGTGAGTACTGACGGCGGCGTCCCAGCCGAGCTCGGGCAACCAGCGGGCCAGCACGGCGTCGCGCAGCTCGCGCTCGGCGAGGAGCACGGCGATCCCGGCCCGCTCGCGCGCCGAGGGCCGGACCCCGTCGACCACCCACGCCGCCAGCGCCCCGAGCCTGGCGCCGGGGTCGAGCCGGGTCAGGTCCAGCTCCAGGATGCCGAGCGCCACGCCCGTGGCGTTCGCGGCGGTCTCGTCCCGCTGACGGACCTGCTGCACCACCTCCGCACGGCTGGGCAGCGCCGCCCTGCCGGCCAGGACGAGGTCGGCCGCGGCCGGCACGTCCGCAGGGGCCGGCACCGGGGTCCAGCCCCGGTCGCGGTCGGGCACGTCGTCACCGTCCTGCACCAGGGCGCTCAGCTGCCGCCCCTGATCCCGCACCAGGAGCAGGTCGTGCAGGTGGGTCCCGGTCGCGGCCGCCAGCCGGCGGGCCGCTGACTCCAGCGCGAGCGCGTGCTCCTCCTCGACCACCGTGGGCTCGCGCTCGGGCAGGTCGTAGCCCACCACGGTGAGGAGCACCGCCCCGGAGGCGACGTCGCGGGCCTGCCGCAGCGGGGCCCGCACCGCGTCCAGGTGGTCCTGCATGGCGTCGGCCGGCGGCAGGTCCAGCCGCGCGCTGCAGACCATCTGCCCCAGCTGCGGACCGCGCCCGGGCAGCAGCTCGGAGGCGACCACGACCACGCTGTGGTCGGGGTGGTAGCCGATGAGCTGGGGCAGGAGGCCGACCAGCTGCCGGGCGCCCCGCACGCGGGCCGGCGCGTCGGCTGCGGGTGGAGACGCGTGGACGGTGTCGAGGTCGTGGTCGTGGTCGTCGTCGGGCCGGCGTGAGCGCCCCCCGGGCTCAGGTGTCGTCATACCCCCCAGCGTGCCGCGAGCGGGCCCGCCGGAACGGGCCCGCTCGCGATCTGTGGATAACTCAGCCGGTCGGTTGGTCCACCGCCGCGGCCGCCCTCGGGGCGAACTCGGCCCGGGCGTGGTCGGCGATCCGCTTCATGAGGTAGCCGTCGAGCCCGGCACCGACGACACCGCCGGCCACGGGGACGAAGCGGATGAGGCGGCCCAGCGCCCTGCCGCCGACCGCGGTGAGCAGCCGGAACCCGACCGCCTTGTTGACCATCATGGCCGCGGCCTTGGGCAGCCGCGACATCGCGAGCGTGGCCAGCCGGCCCGAGCCGGTGAGACCCGCCGCGGTGGAGACGCCCGCCTTGCGCATGAGCTCGTCCGCGTCCGCGCCGACGAGCGAGAGCAGCACGGCCGAGCGTGCCTCCTTGCTCCTGACGTCGTAGCCGCGGTGCTCGGCGATGGCCGCCACCATGCGGGTCGCGAGGGTGTAGAACTCCAGCACGTTGACGGGGATCGCCACGGGCATCGTGAAGATGCCGCCCATGCCGGTGAGGAAACCACCGACGGCGGCCTTCCTGATGTGCTCGGAGACGATGGCGTTGACGACCTTCTCGTCGTCCTCCCCCTTGTTGTTGCGGACCCGGGCCAGCACCTCGCTGGAGGACTGCACCGGCCCCACGCCGTCCACGCCGTAGTCGAGCAACCTGCCGACGAAGACGTTGGCCAGCTTGTCGAGCGGGCCGTCCTCGGACGTCTCGGACTTCTCGGTCGCCACCTCGGACTCACGTCGAGCCACGTCATCTCTCCTCTTGTCGGGGGCCTGTCTGCGCCTCATCCTGACACGCACGGCCCTGGGGTGCGCGATAGGTTGCGCGGTATGACGTCTCCGCAGCGGCCTCCGGGGACGCGCGTCCTCTGGCCGCTCGCGGCGCTGCTCACCCTGGCCGGTCTGGTGCTCCTCACCCTGTCCCTCACCGGCCCCGGCGACCGGTCCGGCGCGGACATGGTGGGCGCCCGGCCCGGTGACCTGGTGAGCGTGGGCGAGGAGGGGATGTCGGTCTGGTCCCGCAGCCCGGACACCCGGGCGGACACGGTCTGCACGCTCGACGACCAGGCCCTGGACCGGCCGACGGAGGACTTCACCACGCGTGTCGCCGGCGAGGAGTTCCACGAGGTCGCCCGCACCGGCGGCAGTCACCCCACCGGGGACCAGCCGCTGGTGTGCGACACCGAGGACACGGTCTACGCCGGGCCGTTCGGGCCGGCGACCGCGCCGACGGGGCTGCGCGGCGGCACCGGTCTCACGCTCGGCCTGCTCCTGCTCCCCCTGGGCCTGGTCTGCGCGGTGCTGGCCGTGCTCGCCCGCCGGCGCACGGTCGAGGTGGAGCAGGGGCCCGACCCGGGGGCATACACCCTCGACCCGCGCACCTCTCCCCCGCCGCAGGACCCCTACGGCCCGCCGCCCTCCGGTCCACCGGGTCAGGCGGGCGGACCCACGGGTCCGCGCTACGACCTGCCGCCGCCGCCCTGACCGGCCGGGG
This window contains:
- a CDS encoding DUF4192 domain-containing protein, which encodes MTTPEPGGRSRRPDDDHDHDLDTVHASPPAADAPARVRGARQLVGLLPQLIGYHPDHSVVVVASELLPGRGPQLGQMVCSARLDLPPADAMQDHLDAVRAPLRQARDVASGAVLLTVVGYDLPEREPTVVEEEHALALESAARRLAAATGTHLHDLLLVRDQGRQLSALVQDGDDVPDRDRGWTPVPAPADVPAAADLVLAGRAALPSRAEVVQQVRQRDETAANATGVALGILELDLTRLDPGARLGALAAWVVDGVRPSARERAGIAVLLAERELRDAVLARWLPELGWDAAVSTHSLMERCPGLAPVRAEEWRDPVARLLSLAGQLPQGLDTPVLTMVAMIAWVRGDGTLANEAVDLALERDPRYTLAQLVRRATEAGLRPPRPAGTGNRSARRSGGRPAA
- a CDS encoding transglutaminase TgpA family protein, which encodes MRLDDRAWWERGLWAEGFVAALATLSVAWPLADLLREESWVVPSVTMVVLVALTGAVLRTVDAPPTLVALGQLAIGLAGLAALFLRDTLWRGVLPTGETLDRIATLLQQAGAVLQTYAAPAPTTQGVSFLVVAVLTLTAVSVDSMGVTGRAPASAGIPLVAGFLVSVSNTGQAMEPWYFAAVLVMWLLMLAQQGNRLTLAWPSANRRESHGGDDVSAGPRTYRGLAQAVGALTLVAAVLGAASLPHLPPTFFGDGLARNPDARGVDGDTGDVSFTETMDPAQDLRNQSRAPVVTYRTNAISVAPLRVTATERFEDGRWVAPERLTSGLLPQDAPIPAPPGLGDGVSLSESEFSVVANELEPPHLAAPSPLTSLELEGGSFRYDPEDSTVVLQGQVSRYDATYLGLEPGAELPQGVGESAADPEQFDADLLAVDEDSAEAVGDLADEVVGGEDNALRAGILIQNHLRTDGDYEYSLELAPAAEVGADDPIGAFLETRRGYCVQFASAMVMMARHEGIPARMAVGFLPGTTQDDGTRQVIASDAHTWPELWIEGLGWTRFEPTPGIRAGTPPAYARSTDEPDAAPSTATVPEEITPTVEPTAAPAPADPTFLDRLGDLLPTLLRAVVAILVLGLLMAVLPLAGRRHREAGLRAASTPAERIEGQWQLMTRTLTDLGVDPPPGRSPRELRRHYLRGTVMEEDGRQALGRATATLERSRYAAPELVSEDEAERMGEEVRTVVDGVRHTSAWNQRAGAALVPTSGVEGLREGIRRLLRR
- a CDS encoding EcsC family protein; translated protein: MARRESEVATEKSETSEDGPLDKLANVFVGRLLDYGVDGVGPVQSSSEVLARVRNNKGEDDEKVVNAIVSEHIRKAAVGGFLTGMGGIFTMPVAIPVNVLEFYTLATRMVAAIAEHRGYDVRSKEARSAVLLSLVGADADELMRKAGVSTAAGLTGSGRLATLAMSRLPKAAAMMVNKAVGFRLLTAVGGRALGRLIRFVPVAGGVVGAGLDGYLMKRIADHARAEFAPRAAAAVDQPTG
- the zwf gene encoding glucose-6-phosphate dehydrogenase; this encodes MTAPLTVILFGATGDLARRKLIPGLLHLYLSGLVDDLRVVGTSLDEMSVDEFRDLAVEAVKEFSVRNSDDSALRDFAQRLDYVSGTAGPQALREAVDRSEEELGGGELLRLHYLSVPPRAALKAVGTIGEAGLVERSRIIMEKPFGTDYESAVKLNGQLHEVFDEEQIFRIDHFLGKEPAQNILAFRFANGLFEPIWHRNHIDHIQIDVPETLGLSQRGDFYEQTGAYRDMVVTHLFQILAFTAMEPPTSLEPQAISREKNKVFRSMLPLEPGNVVRGQYVGYRDEKGVADDSQTETFVALKCFIDNWRWAGVPFYLRTGKELAEGARIISIAYREPPQSMFPPGSGVGDHGPDHLTFDLADRARMSLSFYGKRPGPGMKLDKLSMQFSMQDTDWAGSVLEAYERLIYDAARGDRTLFVSASGIERLWEISQPLLDNPPVVRPYQKGSWGPNQIHQLITPFTWRLPFERQWRESSSKT
- a CDS encoding RNA polymerase sigma factor, which encodes MTARTSRTSTPELPPAFEHEALRALLASGTEQGYVEAEQIKTALEAAEVTAAASQKKVLRVFSDQAIEVRNAEPATTRRRATPAKKKSTSTGTKTTKASGTGTKTSGSTSKTSGAAKKTATTGAKKTATTAKKTAADAAETGSDSTGTTKSTPKKSTTSRSKSSGSTRAAAKTAAGATGTKAAATADAGAAPKGRRKKKDVVDEIVEADAAEQAEIEAAEEAEETAEAETPEVAKTKTPATKGDEDSFTLSTADDDDAPAQQVVTAGATADPVKDYLKQIGKVALLNAEQEVELAKRIEAGLFAEEKLNSGEKVEAKLKRELWWISNDGKNAKNHLLEANLRLVVSLAKRYTGRGMLFLDLIQEGNLGLIRAVEKFDYTKGYKFSTYATWWIRQAITRAMADQARTIRIPVHMVEVINKLARVQRQMLQDLGREPTPEELAAELDMTPEKVVEVQKYGREPISLHTPLGEDGDSEFGDLIEDSEAVVPADAVSFTLLQEQLHSVLDTLSEREAGVVSMRFGLSDGQPKTLDEIGKVYGVTRERIRQIESKTMSKLRHPSRSQVLRDYLD
- a CDS encoding universal stress protein encodes the protein MSIIVGYIPTREGRAALGAARTEALLRKVRLVVVNSHRGGRDFDAGEARRFEEELEAVGAELDEAGIEHEVRALAHGNEPAEDLIEVAAESDADLIVIGLRRRTPIGKLILGSNAQRILLEAQCPVLAVKAGEGD